gaagtacaagttgggaacataattattgttaatggAAAAATGAAGATCTGTCATCCAGTTATAATCCCTGACTGTctcttgggttttgttttgtcttcccctATTTCTTTCCAGGAATGAAGCTTGGAGATACTCGGGTCAGTACGCAAAAAGCCCCACTTTCATAGGCGCCATAGCCAGAGGATTCAAATGGGGGTTCGCCGCCTTCGTGGTAGCTGCGGGAGTTGAATATTTCCTGGCCGCCGGCCAGGAAACCAAGGGACACCACTGACTGGAGAACGTCACCGGTCCACTCTCGACTGGACTCTGGTTGCTTGTCATTGTTCACCTTTAAAGATCGCTAGTAAAGTTTACCCGATAGTGTGCCTGCCTGATTTTATTATCTaaacc
The sequence above is a segment of the Tachyglossus aculeatus isolate mTacAcu1 chromosome 7, mTacAcu1.pri, whole genome shotgun sequence genome. Coding sequences within it:
- the NDUFB3 gene encoding NADH dehydrogenase [ubiquinone] 1 beta subcomplex subunit 3 codes for the protein MGHGHDHGPEKLELPDYRQWKIEGTPLQDIQDKLAKKGLRDPWGRNEAWRYSGQYAKSPTFIGAIARGFKWGFAAFVVAAGVEYFLAAGQETKGHH